A region of Diadema setosum chromosome 15, eeDiaSeto1, whole genome shotgun sequence DNA encodes the following proteins:
- the LOC140238532 gene encoding uncharacterized protein — protein sequence MELPNFSLCATLRAGNLLLILAAQDVVFFASTNNAIFKHESNSSTFRRLPISELGGPYAIDVDLEARLIFWTDFHNYQIKRADLDGGNMQIVTFTGSSPRRIAVDPKEKVVYWTDTATDSIEVVKYDGSGRRRLINLGANKDPLGIVVHPTRREIYWANTRVSCRSYYTGICRNLADYRQIQKATCDGSNVETVHQLRLTPNGLALNQAGTKLYWSTFTSSDTYTLETGDIDGNETTTLQNLRSYTRGVGWYDGEVYYATDNGIVGVLHERKRTSRTYNLPTSDGVLDVFVGRRKKIHKDVFRTCSFQRSLCGWDQANASDFDWIRQSGKAAARRGRGPVLDHSIQESRGRYLFVDTSDQTLALSRGDATAIISPPLDMTGSVPKCFRFWYYMTKANSTSLNVLFQANGILDSEPEPPRLMWFTHGTALNEWAGSEVEFPVDAVGRVLVQAVVGESESVEIAIDDVEFGECRKTSRLSCDDDTMTMFLDRARLGISPSDEITLRDTSCRGYVHDNDTIGISTAYDECGTSYYESNDLIIFSNEVTVVASAGIRYTDIALQFNCSLERNYRVEMTYLSHGWIKYVREQDSRDFTVSIRQYPDVRFREPYPDNGTPEQVSEGVEIFIATELTLVQDMMEWVNSRCWATPSANPYGTVQRPLIQNGCPVTDDVAVIDVERNDLKPFSFKVISFADDMELIFSMSKRS from the exons ATGGAACTTCCTAATTTCAGCCTTTGTGCAACCCTGAGAGCAGGAAACCTCCTACTCATTCTAG CGGCACAGGATGTGGTGTTCTTTGCATCTACAAATAACGCCATTTTCAAACATGAGTCCAACTCTTCGACATTCAGGCGGCTCCCAATATCGGAGCTAGGAGGACCGTACGCAATCGACGTCGATCTCGAAGCCAGGCTGATCTTTTGGACGGACTTTCACAATTACCAAATAAAGAGGGCTGACCTCGACGGTGGAAATATGCAAATCGTCACATTCACAGGCAGCA GTCCCCGCCGAATCGCCGTAGACCCCAAAGAGAAGGTTGTTTACTGGACTGACACGGCTACCGACTCCATCGAGGTGGTCAAATACGACGGCTCGGGAAGACGGCGGCTCATCAATCTCGGAGCGAATAAGGATCCACTGGGCATCGTAGTACATCCCACTCGAAG AGAAATCTATTGGGCAAACACGAGAGTGTCCTGCAGGAGCTACTATACTGGCATTTGTCGCAATCTTGCCGATTACCGACAGATCCAGAAGGCCACTTGTGACGGAAGCAATGTTGAGACTGTGCACCAGCTCAGGCTCACGCCGAATGGACTCGCTTTGAATCAAGCTG GAACTAAACTCTACTGGTCTACCTTCACAAGTTCCGACACCTACACCCTGGAAACGGGTGACATCGACGGGAACGAAACTACGACACTGCAGAATCTGCGGTCATACACTCGTGGTGTTGGCTGGTACGATGGCGAGGTCTATTACGCCACGGACAACGGCATCGTTGGAGTCCTTCACGAGAGGAAGAGGACATCGCGGACATACAATCTTCCCACGTCTGACGGGGTCCTTGATGTATTTGTCGGACGAAGAAAAAAGATCCATA AGGACGTATTCAGGACGTGCAGTTTCCAGAGGAGTCTGTGCGGCTGGGACCAGGCTAACGCCAGCGACTTTGACTGGATCAGGCAAAGCGGCAAAGCGGCGGCGAGGAGGGGTAGAGGTCCCGTGTTGGACCACTCCATTCAAGAGAGTC GAGGACGATATCTTTTCGTTGACACATCGGACCAAACCCTGGCCTTGTCGCGTGGAGATGCCACTGCCATCATAAGTCCACCACTTGACATGACAGGAAGTGTTCCAAAGTGCTTCCGGTTCTGGTACTACATGACCAAAGCCAATAGCACGTCCTTGAACGTGTTGTTCCAAGCAAACGGTATTCTCGACTCCGAGCCCGAGCCACCGCGTCTGATGTGGTTCACTCATGGGACTGCCCTCAACGAGTGGGCTGGGAGCGAGGTGGAGTTTCCAGTCGACGCAGTCGGCAGGGTACTTGTGCAGGCGGTCGTCGGCGAATCGGAGTCAGTCGAAATCGCCATCGATGATGTCGAGTTTGGGGAGTGCCGGAAAA CTTCTCGACTCTCTTGCGACGACGACACGATGACGATGTTTCTAGACAGAGCTCGTCTTGGCATCTCGCCCAGCGATGAAATCACACTCAGAGATACGTCTTGTCGTGGTTACGTGCACGACAACGATACGATTGGGATTTCAACCGCTTACGATGAGTGTGGAACATCTTACTAT GAGAGCAATGATCTGATAATTTTTTCAAACGAAGTGACGGTGGTAGCCAGCGCGGGAATCAGATACACCGACATCGCGCTCCAGTTCAACTGTTCGCTGGAGCGCAACTACCGGGTCGAAATGACTTACCTGAGTCATGGCTGGATCAAGTACGTCCGCGAGCAGGACTCGAGGGACTTCACCGTCAGTATACGCCAGTATCCTGACGTCAGATTTCGGGAGCCGTACCCAGACAATGGCACCCCGGAACAG GTGTCGGAAGGAGTCGAGATCTTCATAGCTACAGAACTGACGCTGGTCCAGGACATGATGGAATGGGTGAACTCCAGGTGCTGGGCGACGCCCTCGGCTAATCCCTACGGCACAGTACAGCGCCCTCTTATCCAGAACGG ATGTCCAGTTACAGACGACGTGGCGGTGATTGACGTGGAGAGAAATGACCTTAAGCCGTTTTCGTTCAAAGTTATATCTTTCGCTGATGATATGGAACTG ATTTTTTCCATGTCCAAGAGAAGTTGA